A single region of the Lotus japonicus ecotype B-129 chromosome 4, LjGifu_v1.2 genome encodes:
- the LOC130716150 gene encoding pentatricopeptide repeat-containing protein At5g66520-like: MLIERFVPASGRRSIQQHVFTLLQSCNNIQNLIQIHSQVVLNGLSQKTNIITKLLSFYIASDQLQHAHKLFSTIDNPSTTVWNHIIRGYARSHTPWKSVECYRQMVSTEAEPNGFTYSFLLSACVRGGLLREGEQVHGIVLVKGYCSNVFVETNLINFYAGRGGVEQARHVFDGMGQRSVVSWNSILAGYVSCGDFDGARRVFDEMPIRNVVSWTTMIAGCAQKGRCKQALSLFGEMRRARVELDQAALVAALSACAELGDLKLGRWIHWYVQQRIVARNQQQPSVRLNNALIHMYASCGVIGDAYQVFTKMPQRSTVSWTSMIMAFAKQGLGKEALGLFKTMVSDGAGVDGVRPDAITLIVVLCACCHAGFVDEGRRIFASMNRTWGISPRIEHYGCMVDLLSRAGFLDEAHGLIENMPLKPNDALWGALLGGCQIHKNSELASVVEPKLVAELDTDGAAGYLVLLSNIYAFAKRWQDVIAVRQKMIEMGVKKPPGQSWIQINGVVHDFVAGDMTHKHSYFIYEILSEIIKQSHVDSYEPDITGAFLGC, translated from the coding sequence ATGTTGATTGAACGCTTTGTTCCTGCAAGCGGCAGAAGAAGCATTCAGCAGCATGTGTTCACGCTATTGCAGAGCTGCAACAACATACAAAATCTCATTCAAATTCACAGCCAAGTAGTTCTCAACGGCCTCTCTCAGAAGACAAACATCATCACCAAGCTTCTATCATTCTACATTGCCTCTGATCAACTCCAACATGCCCACAAACTTTTCTCCACAATCGACAACCCAAGCACCACCGTTTGGAACCACATCATCAGAGGCTATGCTCGCAGCCACACTCCTTGGAAATCGGTGGAATGCTACAGACAAATGGTGTCAACTGAGGCTGAGCCTAATGGGTTCACATATTCGTTCCTCTTGAGTGCCTGTGTGCGAGGTGGGTTGCTGAGAGAAGGGGAACAGGTGCATGGCATTGTTCTGGTAAAAGGGTATTGCTCCAATGTGTTTGTGGAGACGAATTTGATCAATTTCTATGCGGGGCGTGGTGGGGTTGAGCAAGCACGCCATGTGTTTGATGGTATGGGTCAGAGAAGTGTTGTTAGCTGGAATTCTATTCTTGCTGGGTATGTTAGTTGTGGTGATTTTGATGGGGCAAGAAGGGTTTTTGACGAAATGCCAATAAGGAATGTGGTGTCTTGGACGACCATGATTGCTGGGTGTGCTCAGAAAGGGAGGTGTAAACAGGCTTTGTCGTTGTTTGGTGAGATGAGGAGAGCTCGTGTGGAATTGGATCAGGCGGCGTTGGTGGCTGCTTTATCAGCTTGTGCTGAATTAGGGGATCTAAAATTGGGAAGATGGATCCATTGGTATGTTCAGCAGAGGATTGTTGCAAGGAACCAGCAGCAACCCTCTGTGCGCTTGAACAACGCACTCATACACATGTATGCTAGTTGTGGAGTCATCGGTGACGCTTATCAAGTGTTTACCAAGATGCCTCAGAGAAGCACGGTGTCCTGGACCAGCATGATCATGGCTTTTGCTAAACAAGGGCTTGGGAAGGAAGCCCTTGGTCTGTTTAAGACTATGGTTAGTGATGGTGCGGGAGTTGATGGAGTGAGACCTGATGCAATAACCTTGATTGTAGTTCTCTGTGCTTGCTGCCATGCAGGATTTGTAGATGAAGGACGCCGGATTTTCGCTTCCATGAACCGTACTTGGGGAATCAGCCCGAGGATTGAACACTACGGATGCATGGTTGACCTCTTGAGCCGTGCTGGTTTCTTAGATGAAGCACATGGACTTATTGAAAACATGCCTTTGAAACCGAATGATGCACTATGGGGCGCCCTTCTTGGTGGTTGCCAAATACACAAGAATTCAGAGCTAGCATCGGTAGTGGAACCCAAGTTAGTAGCTGAGCTTGACACTGATGGAGCCGCAGGCTATCTTGTGCTCTTGTCAAATATTTATGCTTTTGCCAAAAGGTGGCAGGATGTTATTGCAGTGAGACAGAAAATGATTGAGATGGGTGTGAAAAAGCCTCCAGGACAAAGTTGGATCCAAATTAATGGAGTTGTCCATGATTTCGTGGCGGGGGACATGACTCATAAGCATTCATATTTTATATATGAAATCCTTTCTGAAATCATCAAGCAATCCCATGTGGATAGCTATGAACCAGACATAACAGGGGCTTTTCTTGGATGTTAA